Proteins encoded by one window of Perca fluviatilis chromosome 13, GENO_Pfluv_1.0, whole genome shotgun sequence:
- the cap1 gene encoding adenylyl cyclase-associated protein 1, with protein sequence MAELASLVQRLEVAVGRLESMSGPGGSGGNSAGGAVSAYVEAFDVIVSGPVAQYLSLSQKIGGDVQKHADMMKQAFSSQRILLITASSSQKPSDAVLTTLLQPVSKAIQQVQTFREQNRSSPQFNHLSAVSESVPALGWIAMAPKPCPYVKEMQDAAMFYTNRVLKEFKEKDQTHVDWVKAYLSIWAELQNYIKEYHTTGLTWSKSGAVASASAAPPSAPAGGCPPPPGPPPPPMDLSGSSGGGGDSGADNRNALFAAINKGSNITSGLKHVSEDQKTHKNPNLRGTAPVRSGPKPFASSNPRPAASATPTRKLPPVFELDGKKWKVENQDGAQNLVIDRTELKQVVYAYKCNKSTLQIKGKINSITIDGCSKMGLVFDDVVGIVEIINCKDAKIQVLGKVPTISINKTDGCHVYLSKDSLSCEIVSAKSSEMNILVPNKDGEFTEMPVPEQFKTVWDGNKLITTATEIAG encoded by the exons ATGGCTGAGTTGGCGAGTCTGGTGCAGCGGCTGGAGGTGGCGGTCGGTCGCCTGGAGTCCATGTCAGGCCCTGGAGGCAGTGGTGGAAATTCTGCTGGGGGAG CTGTATCGGCGTACGTCGAGGCCTTTGATGTGATCGTCAGTGGTCCCGTGGCTCAGTACTTATCTCTTAGCCAGAAGATCGGGGGCGATGTCCAGAAACAT gCAGACATGATGAAGCAGGCATTCTCCAGTCAGAGAATACTTCTCATAACAGCCTCTTCCTCCCAGAAGCCCTCTGAT GCAGTTTTGACGACTCTCCTGCAGCCGGTGTCCAAAGCGATCCAGCAGGTGCAGACGTTCCGCGAGCAGAACCGCAGCTCGCCGCAGTTCAACCACCTTTCTGCCGTGAGCGAGAGCGTGCCCGCCCTCGGATGGATCGCCATG GCTCCTAAACCATGCCCCTATGTTAAAGAGATGCAGGATGCTGCCATGTTCTACACCAACCGTGTGCTCAAGGAATTCAAGGAAAA GGACCAGACACATGTGGACTGGGTGAAGGCCTACCTCTCCATCTGGGCTGAGCTGCAAAACTACATCAAAGAGTACCACACCACCGGGCTGACCTGGAGCAAGAGT GGTGCCGTTGCTTCGGCCTCTGCAGCTCCCCCCAGTGCTCCtgctggtggatgtcctcctcCCCCTggacctcctcctccccccatgGACTTGAGCGGATCCTCTGGTGGCGGTGGCGATTCTGGTGCTGACAATCGTAACGCTTTGTTCGCGGCCATCAACAAGGGATCGAACATCACCAGCG GCCTGAAGCATGTGAGCGAAGACCAGAAGACCCACAAGAATCCTAACTTGAGGGGTACGGCTCCAGTGCGTTCCGGACCAAAACCTTTCGCCTCATCCAATCCCCGACCTGCTGCGTCGGCCACCCCGACCCGCAAGCTGCCCCCTGTGTTTGAGCTGGATGGGAAGAAGTGGAAAGTG GAGAACCAAGACGGAGCGCAAAACCTGGTGATCGACCGCACTGAGCTGAAACAAGTGGTTTATGCTTACAAGTGCAACAAGAGCACCCTGCAGATCAAGGGCAAAATCAACTCCATCACTATAG ACGGCTGTAGTAAAATGGGCCTGGTGTTTGATGATGTCGTGGGCATCGTAGAGATTATCAACTGTAAGGATGCCAAGATTCAG GTCCTGGGTAAGGTCCCCACTATCTCCATCAACAAGACTGACGGTTGCCATGTCTACCTGAGCAAAGACTCTCTGAGCTGCGAGATTGTCAGCGCCAAAAGTTCAGAGATGAACATCCTGGTACCCAACAAAGACGGAGAGTTT aCGGAGATGCCTGTTCCTGAGCAGTTCAAGACCGTCTGGGACGGAAACAAGCTCATTACCACAGCAACAGAGATCGCCGGATAG
- the ppt1 gene encoding palmitoyl-protein thioesterase 1: MTAVLLCLLLAGPLLLVAGSPVYNANNETVPLVLWHGMGDSCCNPLSMGAIKKMIEEEISGIYVLSLMIGKNVIQDTENGFFMDVNEQVSMVCGQLAQDPKLKGGYNAMGFSQGGQFLRAVAQRCPSPPMKTLISVGGQHQGVYGLPRCPGESSHICDMIRKALNNGAYTDLVQKHLVQAQYWHDPFNDDLYKKHSLFLADINQERAVNETYKKNLQLLEKFVMVKFLQDTVVDPVDTEWFGFLKMGQAKETETLQDSVLYKEDRLGLAAMDKAGKLAFLATKGDHLQFTREWFNANLLPYLH; this comes from the exons ATGACAGCAGTCCTCCTGTGTTTGCTGCTGGCTGGTCCACTGCTGCTGGTTGCTGGCAGCCCAGTTTATAACGCCAACAATGAGACCGTACCACTGGTGCTGTGGCATGGGATGG GCGACAGCTGTTGTAACCCGCTCAGCATGGGGGCGATAAAGAAGATGATTGAGGAGGAGATCTCTGGCATTTACGTGCTCTCGCTGATGATTGGAAAGAACGTCATTCAG GACACAGAAAATGGGTTTTTCATGGATGTGAATGAGCAGGTGTCCATGGTTTGCGGTCAGCTGGCTCAGGACCCAAAGTTGAAGGGAGGATACAATGCTATGGGCTTCTCCCAGGGGGGACAGTTTCT GAGAGCTGTGGCTCAGCGCTGTCCCTCTCCACCAATGAAAACACTGATTTCCGTCGGGGGCCAGCACCAAG GAGTGTACGGGCTTCCCAGGTGTCCCGGAGAGAGCTCCCACATCTGTGACATGATACGCAAAGCTCTGAACAACGGAGCTTACACCGACCTGGTTCAAAAACA CCTGGTGCAGGCCCAATACTGGCACGACCCCTTTAATGACGACCTGTACAAGAAGCACAGCCTCTTCCTGGCCGACATCAATCAGGAGAGG GCTGTAAATGAGACATATAAGAAAAATCTTCAGTTGCTGGAGAAGTTCGTCATGGTGAAGTTCCTGCAGGACACTGTAGTTGATCCTGTTGATACAGAG TGGTTCGGCTTCCTGAAAATGGGCCAGGCCAAAGAGACTGAAACTCTACAGGACAGCGTTCTTTACAAAGAG GATCGTCTGGGCCTGGCAGCGATGGACAAAGCTGGCAAGCTGGCTTTTCTGGCAACCAAGGGAGACCACCTGCAGTTCACCAGAGAGTGGTTCAATGCAAACCTGCTGCCTTATTTACACTGA